ATTCGCCTGCACCGGACCGGGCGGCGCCACTGCCGGCGGGGTCACCCCCGCGATCGGCTTCAACGCGGGCGGCTTGACGTAGGTGAGCTTGGCGCGGTCGGTCGCGGCCTGATCGATGCCAGCGATCGTCGCGAGCGGCTTGCGCGTCATCTCGCCCGTTAGGTCGTCGATCCGCAGGAGCTGCGTCACGGTCGGTGCATCGAGCGCGGTCTGGCCGCTGGCGACGACGAGCGAATCGGGCGCGCCGACTTGATCGATCGACACACGCTCGGCCCCATTGGGGGCTTGCACCGAAAAGCCCCATTTGTCGGATTTCTTGTCGGGTACGAAATGCACCAGCCAGCGCGGGCTGGGATTACCGTCCTTGTCGAGCACAACTGACCCGTCCGGATTGCGCAGCGGAATCGCGTTGATCGCCGCATTGATTGCGGTCGCGACGGAATCGAGCGTCGGCGGCTGCGGAGTCTGGGCAAGATCGATCACGACGATATCGCTCGCCCCCGGCTTGTCGAGCGCGATGCGAAACACCTCATTCCCACTCAGGCCCGGCAGCGGTGAATCGCGCTTGTCGAGAATTCCGGTCCCGCTGAATTTGGTCGGATCGGACGATGCAACCGACACCGTTTCGGCGCGGCGCGTAGGCAGCGCGAACGACAATTCGACCTTGTCTGCTTTAGCCTGCCCGAGGAAGGTCTGGAGGTCGGCCAGCCCGTTGCCGAACGCCGCCTGCAGCGAGGTACGTTCCGCGTCCGTCGTCGTCGTCCGGGCGGCAGCGGTGGCGAGTAGCTGCAGCTTGGCCAGCGCCTTATAGGCGGTAAAGGTCGTCTCCACGTCGGGCGACCCGGCCGTCGGTGAGGTTGCGTTTGTGTCGACGATGCTCTTCAGCGCCTTGATCGCCGAGACCTGCGCCGACTCCGGTGTCTTGGCCGCTGCCTGCTTCCACGGCGGGGTGGTGGGCGCGAGTGTGAACTGCGCCTTGGCCTTGCGCACGGCAAGCGACTCGGCCGCGGTCGGCACCCCGAAATCGGTATAGCTGTTCGTGCCCGTCAGCATCGAAAGGGCGCTCAGCCCGCTAGAAAGATTTATCGTCACGACATTGTCGCTCTGGCTCCGCGCTGCTCATCTATCCTATAATAGAGGCATCCACCGACGCCGCTGCGCGTTAACCCTCAATATATGTCTGGATGCCGAATGAGCATGATGGCGCCAATCGCCCAGCCGGCCGAACTCAAGAAATTTTCCGGGCAGGAACGCGCTGCGGCGCTGATGCTCGCACTCGGCAAGGACCATGGCGCGCCGATCTGGGAATTGCTGACCAACGACGAAGTCCGCGAACTCTCCGCCGCGATCGCGCAGCTCGGACGCGTGCCATCGACTGTAGTCGAGCATCTGCTCGTGCAGTTTTCGGGAGAAATTTCGAGCATGGCATCGCTCCATGGCTCGTTCGAAACGACCGAGCGGCTGCTCGACGGCATCCTCCCCGAGGACCGCGTCAAGGAAATCATGGAAGATATCCGCGGCCCCTCCGGCCGGACGATGTGGGACAAACTGTCCAATGTCAGCGAAACCGTGCTCGCGACGTATCTGAAGAACGAATATCCGCAGACGGTCGCGGTGATCCTGAGCAAATTAAAGCCCGATCACGGGGCGCGCGTGCTCTCCGAACTACCACGCGAACTGTCGGTCGACGTCATCTTGCGGATGTTGCGGATGGACACGGTGCAGAAGAAAGTGCTGGTCGAGGTAGAGACCACGCTCAAGACCGAATTCATGAGCAATCTGTCGCGATCGCAGCGGCGCGACCCGCACGAGACGATGGCCGAAGTGTTCAACGCGCTCGACCGCGCGACCGAGGAAGCGATGCTGACCGCACTCGACGAAAAGGCGCCCGAAGCCGCCGAACGCATCCGCGCGTTGATGTTCACGTTCGAGGATCTCGGTAACCTCATGCTGCCAG
Above is a genomic segment from Sphingomonas sp. HMP6 containing:
- the fliG gene encoding flagellar motor switch protein FliG → MSMMAPIAQPAELKKFSGQERAAALMLALGKDHGAPIWELLTNDEVRELSAAIAQLGRVPSTVVEHLLVQFSGEISSMASLHGSFETTERLLDGILPEDRVKEIMEDIRGPSGRTMWDKLSNVSETVLATYLKNEYPQTVAVILSKLKPDHGARVLSELPRELSVDVILRMLRMDTVQKKVLVEVETTLKTEFMSNLSRSQRRDPHETMAEVFNALDRATEEAMLTALDEKAPEAAERIRALMFTFEDLGNLMLPAIATIVRNADKREMALALKGAPPTMRELFFSGMTERSAKLLKEDMAGMGPVRARECEEAQSALVRLAKSLADSGQIMLVDPKNDDAMIL